In a genomic window of Leisingera caerulea DSM 24564:
- a CDS encoding Tm-1-like ATP-binding domain-containing protein has translation MTGKTILVAGTYDTKDDELGYLAQVIRGQGGSVLTMDVSVLGDPSQPADVSKHEVAEAGGSSIQEAIGTGDENTAMQIMGRGAAAKAQDLYRTGRIDGVIVLGGTMGTDLALDMCAALPVGVPKYIVSTVAFSPLMPPERIPADVQMILWAGGLYGLNSICKASLSQAAGAVLGAARAVEPPRRDRPLIGMTSFGKTVLRYMVTLKPALEARGFEVAVFHATGMGGRAFESLAAEGAFAAVMDFAPQEVSNHLFGGLSAGADRMTNAGRAGIPQLVAPGCYDLVDFVGWQGTPAQLEGRETHAHNRLLTSAVLEAAERRQVAQAVCGKLAAARAPVAVLLPAGGCNEWDRPGAPLHDAAGLAAFCDEMRRRCPGNASLHELDCHINDAEFAAKALEIFDSWIASGVVNGG, from the coding sequence ATGACGGGAAAAACGATCCTGGTTGCCGGGACATATGACACCAAGGATGATGAGCTTGGCTACCTGGCGCAGGTGATCCGCGGGCAGGGCGGCAGTGTGCTGACGATGGATGTGAGTGTGCTGGGCGATCCCAGCCAGCCAGCGGACGTGAGTAAGCATGAGGTTGCCGAGGCCGGTGGCAGCTCGATCCAGGAGGCGATCGGCACGGGTGATGAAAACACTGCCATGCAGATCATGGGCAGGGGCGCAGCAGCCAAGGCGCAGGATCTGTACCGGACGGGGCGCATAGACGGGGTGATCGTGCTGGGCGGCACCATGGGCACCGATCTGGCGCTCGACATGTGTGCGGCGCTGCCCGTTGGCGTGCCGAAGTACATCGTCTCCACCGTTGCCTTCTCGCCGCTGATGCCGCCGGAGCGGATCCCGGCGGATGTGCAGATGATCCTGTGGGCTGGCGGTCTGTACGGGCTGAACTCGATCTGCAAGGCGTCGCTCAGCCAGGCCGCGGGCGCAGTGCTGGGCGCGGCTCGGGCGGTGGAGCCGCCTAGGCGGGACAGGCCCCTGATCGGTATGACATCGTTCGGAAAGACCGTGCTGCGCTACATGGTGACGCTGAAGCCGGCGCTGGAGGCGCGCGGCTTTGAGGTCGCCGTGTTTCACGCCACCGGCATGGGCGGCCGCGCGTTTGAGAGCCTGGCGGCAGAGGGCGCCTTTGCCGCGGTGATGGATTTCGCGCCGCAGGAGGTCTCGAACCACCTGTTCGGCGGGTTGTCCGCGGGGGCGGACCGGATGACCAATGCGGGCCGTGCGGGCATACCGCAGCTGGTGGCGCCGGGCTGCTATGATCTGGTGGATTTCGTCGGCTGGCAAGGAACGCCTGCGCAGCTTGAGGGTCGTGAGACCCATGCCCATAACCGGCTGCTCACCTCTGCCGTGCTGGAGGCGGCCGAGCGGCGGCAGGTGGCGCAGGCGGTCTGCGGCAAGCTGGCCGCTGCCCGGGCGCCGGTGGCCGTGCTGCTGCCGGCAGGCGGCTGCAACGAGTGGGACCGGCCCGGCGCGCCTTTGCACGACGCTGCGGGGCTGGCGGCCTTTTGCGATGAAATGCGCCGCCGCTGTCCTGGCAACGCCAGTCTCCATGAGCTGGACTGCCATATCAACGACGCAGAGTTTGCAGCCAAGGCATTGGAGATCTTCGATTCCTGGATCGCCAGTGGCGTTGTGAACGGCGGCTGA
- a CDS encoding aldehyde dehydrogenase family protein, which translates to MAPQKLFLEGSWQEGTGQTLEVASPVDGSVLTTLAGASATDVENAVASARRAYEDRRWAGQSPAARKKVLHRIADRIEAEAVELAVLGVRDNGTEFSMALKAEPGSAAGTFRFYAEALDKVAGEVAPTAPDVLGLVHRMPVGVVGAIVPWNFPLMIGAWKLAPALAMGNSVVLKPAETASLSLLRLAEICSECGLPDGVLNVVTGSGAVTGAALAASNGVDVLAFTGSGATGRKLLEASARSNLKRCYLELGGKSPNIVFADALDLAKAAKVSAAGIFRNSGQVCIAGSRLLVEASIHDEFVEMLRAEAEALRVGDPLDLGTRIGAVNSEEQLRRNLSFMDMARAEGGQVVTGGQRILEETGGTYMAPAIVTRVARDHALFQREVFGPVLAVTKFETEEEALSLANATSYGLAAGVWTENLSRAHRMVAGIRAGVVHVNTYGGSDNTVPLGGVGQSGNGHDKSLHALDKYTDLKTAWIQL; encoded by the coding sequence GTGGCGCCGCAGAAACTCTTTCTTGAAGGATCATGGCAAGAAGGTACGGGCCAGACACTCGAAGTTGCTTCGCCGGTTGACGGATCTGTTCTGACGACGCTGGCGGGCGCTTCTGCAACCGATGTCGAAAACGCTGTTGCTTCGGCGCGGCGGGCCTATGAGGACCGCCGCTGGGCGGGACAGAGCCCCGCCGCACGGAAGAAAGTTCTGCACCGGATTGCGGACCGGATTGAGGCCGAGGCGGTGGAGCTGGCGGTGCTGGGTGTGCGCGACAACGGCACCGAGTTCAGCATGGCGCTGAAGGCGGAGCCGGGGTCGGCGGCGGGCACCTTCCGCTTTTACGCCGAGGCGCTGGACAAGGTGGCGGGAGAAGTTGCGCCGACGGCACCGGATGTTCTGGGGCTGGTGCACCGGATGCCGGTGGGTGTCGTCGGGGCTATCGTGCCCTGGAACTTCCCGCTGATGATCGGCGCCTGGAAGCTGGCGCCGGCACTGGCGATGGGGAATTCGGTGGTACTGAAGCCTGCGGAAACCGCTTCGCTGTCCTTGCTCCGGCTGGCGGAGATCTGCTCCGAGTGCGGGCTGCCGGACGGGGTTCTGAATGTGGTGACCGGCTCCGGCGCCGTAACCGGCGCGGCGCTGGCGGCCTCCAACGGCGTGGATGTGCTGGCGTTCACTGGCTCCGGCGCGACGGGCCGCAAGCTGCTGGAGGCTTCGGCGCGGTCGAACCTCAAGCGCTGCTATCTGGAGCTGGGCGGCAAGTCTCCCAACATCGTCTTTGCGGATGCGCTGGATCTGGCCAAGGCGGCCAAGGTCTCCGCCGCCGGTATTTTCCGTAACTCCGGGCAGGTCTGCATTGCCGGGTCCCGGCTGCTGGTCGAGGCGTCGATCCACGATGAATTTGTTGAAATGCTGAGGGCCGAGGCTGAGGCGCTGCGGGTAGGTGACCCGCTGGATCTGGGCACCCGGATCGGCGCGGTGAACTCCGAAGAACAGCTGCGCCGCAACCTCTCCTTCATGGACATGGCGCGGGCTGAGGGCGGGCAGGTGGTGACCGGCGGGCAGCGTATACTGGAGGAGACCGGCGGCACCTACATGGCGCCGGCAATCGTCACCCGCGTGGCGCGGGATCACGCGCTGTTCCAGCGGGAGGTCTTCGGTCCGGTGCTGGCGGTCACCAAATTCGAAACCGAGGAGGAGGCGCTGAGCCTGGCCAATGCCACATCCTATGGCCTGGCGGCCGGGGTCTGGACGGAGAACCTGTCCCGGGCGCACCGGATGGTCGCAGGTATCCGCGCCGGGGTGGTGCATGTGAACACCTATGGCGGCTCTGACAATACGGTGCCGCTGGGCGGTGTCGGCCAGTCCGGCAACGGGCATGACAAGTCGCTGCATGCGCTGGACAAATACACTGACCTGAAAACCGCGTGGATCCAGCTGTGA